One genomic window of Melanotaenia boesemani isolate fMelBoe1 chromosome 20, fMelBoe1.pri, whole genome shotgun sequence includes the following:
- the tmem50a gene encoding transmembrane protein 50A codes for MSGFLDGIRCGDCECNVDWGERRNTIASIAAGVLFFTGWWIIIDAAVKYPDEVQFHHAYHTCGVIATVAFLMINAVSNGQVRGDSYSEGCMGQTGARVWLFIGFMLAFGSLIASIWILFGGFVVPQKLVVYPGIAIFFQNAFIFFGGLVFKFGRTEDLWQ; via the exons ATGTCAGGATTTCTGGACGGAATCCGCTGCGGAGACTGCGAGTGCAATGTGGACTGGGGAGAGAGGAGAAACACCATCGCATCTATAGCTGCTGGAGTTCTG TTCTTCACAGGTTGGTGGATCATCATTGATGCAGCAGTGAAATATCCTGATGAGGTGCAATTTCATCATGCCTATCACACATGTGGCGTCATAGCAACAGTGGCCTTTCTCAT GATAAATGCTGTTTCAAATGGCCAGGTGAGAGGTGACAGCTACAGTGAAGGATGCATGGGGCAGACAG GCGCTCGTGTGTGGCTCTTCATCGGTTTCATGCTGGCTTTCGGCTCTCTCATTGCCTCCATATGGATTCTCTTCGGGGGATTCGTAGTGCCCC AAAAGCTAGTCGTGTACCCTGGTATTGCCATTTTCTTCCAAAATGCATTCATTTTCTTTGG tggtTTGGTCTTCAAGTTTGGACGCACAGAAGATCTCTGGCAGTAA